From Chryseobacterium sp. IHB B 17019, one genomic window encodes:
- a CDS encoding deoxycytidylate deaminase has protein sequence MNKFDKAYLKMAQEWAKLSYCKRKQVGALIVKDRMIISDGYNGTPSGFENCCEDDDGKTHWYVLHAEANAILKLAASTQSAKGATLYLTLSPCKECSKLILQAGITRLVYINEYSDEDGISFLRNHNIEIEQISDIELKK, from the coding sequence ATGAATAAGTTTGACAAAGCTTATCTTAAAATGGCTCAGGAATGGGCAAAACTTTCCTACTGTAAACGAAAGCAGGTAGGAGCTCTTATCGTAAAAGATAGGATGATTATTTCAGATGGTTACAACGGTACTCCCTCAGGATTTGAAAACTGCTGTGAGGATGATGACGGGAAAACACACTGGTATGTACTGCATGCAGAAGCCAATGCGATCTTAAAGCTGGCCGCATCTACACAATCTGCAAAAGGTGCGACCTTGTATTTGACACTTTCGCCCTGTAAAGAATGCAGCAAGCTCATTCTACAGGCAGGAATTACAAGGCTGGTGTATATTAATGAATATTCGGACGAAGACGGAATATCGTTCCTTAGAAACCATAACATTGAAATAGAACAAATTTCGGATATTGAACTAAAAAAATAA
- a CDS encoding enoyl-CoA hydratase-related protein: protein MSYENILLNKEDKVSTIIINRPESLNALNAQTIKEISSALEELNSDISCRVVVITGSGEKSFVAGADIKEFSDFGQEKAEELARNGHNTLFNKIENMTKPVIAAVNGFALGGGLELAMACHIRYASENAKLGLPEVTLGLIPGYGGTQRLPKLVGKGIANEMIFSAKMITAQKAKEIGLVNEVFPIEELLTKTKELANVIAHNSPMAISKAIRAVNLSDTDKGFEAEIKYFGEVFELDDKKEGVTAFIEKRKPNF from the coding sequence ATGAGTTACGAGAATATATTATTAAATAAAGAAGATAAAGTATCTACCATTATAATAAACAGACCTGAAAGTTTAAATGCATTAAATGCTCAAACGATTAAGGAAATAAGTTCTGCACTGGAAGAACTCAATTCAGACATTTCTTGTAGAGTGGTTGTTATTACAGGAAGCGGAGAAAAGTCTTTTGTTGCAGGAGCAGACATTAAAGAATTCAGTGATTTCGGACAGGAGAAGGCAGAAGAATTGGCCAGAAACGGACACAACACTTTATTCAACAAAATTGAAAATATGACCAAGCCTGTGATTGCAGCCGTAAACGGTTTTGCTTTAGGCGGTGGTCTTGAGCTTGCTATGGCATGCCACATCAGATATGCATCGGAGAATGCAAAATTGGGTCTTCCGGAAGTGACTTTGGGATTAATTCCTGGTTATGGAGGAACTCAAAGGCTTCCGAAGCTTGTAGGAAAAGGTATTGCCAATGAAATGATCTTCTCAGCCAAAATGATTACTGCTCAAAAAGCAAAAGAAATCGGGTTGGTAAACGAAGTGTTTCCTATTGAAGAATTATTAACCAAAACAAAGGAATTAGCAAACGTAATTGCCCACAACTCACCAATGGCAATTTCTAAGGCAATTCGCGCAGTGAATTTATCAGATACGGATAAAGGCTTTGAAGCCGAGATTAAATATTTCGGAGAAGTTTTTGAACTTGATGATAAAAAAGAAGGAGTAACCGCTTTTATTGAAAAAAGAAAGCCAAACTTCTAA
- a CDS encoding catalase, protein MDSKKLTLSNGSPYFEHQDSQTVGPRGPVLLQDFILQENLAHFVRERIPERIVHAKGSGAYGTFTVTHDISQYTKAKLFSKVGNSCRMFARFSTVGGEKGSADTARDPRGFALKFYTEDGNWDLVGNNTPVFFIKDAKKFPDFIHTQKRVPKTNLKSATMMWDFWSLNPESLHQVLILMSDRGTPYGYRHMHGFGSHTYSMINDKNERVWVKFHFVTKQGIKNFSNEDAVKMAGENPDFAQEDLCNAIENGDFPKWTMYIQIMTEEQARDFRWNPFDVTKVWFHEDFPMIEVGEMELNEVPVNYFAHVEQSTFSPSNLINGISFSPDKMLQGRLFSYPDAHRYRVGVNSHLLEVNRCPFAVNNYQRDGFMADSSQYQDKPNYHPNSFDDIKPDPSYKNYEYELDSAHVSNYNRNENDDDHYTQPGLLYSKAMSPEDRQNLVTNIVGSMNQINGPKKDEIINRQLCHFFRANIELGMKVASQLNVVIDANMMNHSK, encoded by the coding sequence ATGGATTCTAAAAAATTAACGTTAAGCAACGGCTCTCCTTACTTTGAACATCAGGATTCACAGACAGTCGGCCCAAGAGGCCCGGTTTTGTTGCAGGATTTTATACTTCAGGAAAATCTGGCGCATTTTGTAAGAGAAAGAATCCCTGAAAGGATTGTTCATGCAAAAGGAAGCGGTGCGTATGGAACATTTACCGTGACACACGATATCAGTCAATATACAAAAGCAAAACTATTTTCTAAAGTTGGAAACTCATGCAGGATGTTTGCTCGTTTTTCCACTGTTGGAGGCGAAAAAGGAAGCGCAGATACGGCAAGAGATCCTAGAGGTTTTGCTTTAAAATTTTATACAGAAGACGGAAACTGGGATCTGGTAGGAAACAATACCCCTGTTTTCTTTATTAAAGATGCTAAAAAATTTCCAGATTTCATACATACCCAAAAAAGAGTTCCGAAAACGAATCTGAAAAGCGCAACCATGATGTGGGATTTCTGGAGCCTAAATCCGGAATCTCTTCACCAGGTTCTTATTTTAATGTCGGACAGAGGAACACCTTACGGATACAGGCACATGCACGGTTTCGGATCTCATACGTATTCCATGATTAATGATAAAAATGAAAGAGTTTGGGTAAAATTTCATTTCGTTACAAAACAAGGGATAAAGAATTTCTCAAACGAAGATGCCGTAAAAATGGCGGGAGAAAACCCGGATTTTGCACAGGAAGACCTTTGCAATGCCATTGAGAACGGAGATTTCCCGAAATGGACCATGTATATCCAGATAATGACAGAAGAGCAGGCAAGAGATTTCAGATGGAACCCTTTTGATGTTACGAAAGTGTGGTTTCATGAAGATTTCCCAATGATCGAAGTGGGAGAAATGGAATTGAATGAAGTTCCTGTCAATTATTTTGCTCACGTTGAACAGTCTACATTTTCACCAAGCAATTTAATTAACGGAATCAGCTTTTCACCGGATAAAATGCTTCAAGGCAGATTATTTTCTTATCCCGACGCCCACAGATACAGGGTTGGCGTAAATTCTCACCTGTTGGAAGTGAACAGATGCCCTTTTGCGGTTAATAATTACCAGCGAGACGGTTTTATGGCAGATTCAAGCCAGTATCAGGACAAGCCGAATTATCACCCGAATAGTTTTGACGACATTAAGCCGGATCCTTCCTATAAAAATTATGAATATGAATTAGACAGCGCCCATGTGTCCAATTACAACAGAAATGAAAACGATGATGATCATTATACTCAGCCAGGATTATTATATTCAAAAGCGATGAGTCCGGAAGACAGGCAGAATCTTGTTACAAATATTGTTGGAAGCATGAACCAGATCAACGGCCCGAAGAAAGATGAAATCATCAATCGTCAGCTGTGTCACTTTTTCAGAGCAAATATTGAGCTTGGCATGAAAGTGGCATCTCAACTGAATGTCGTTATCGATGCAAATATGATGAATCATTCCAAATAA
- a CDS encoding LysR substrate-binding domain-containing protein encodes MNIQQLEYLIAVDKYKHFGKAAQACFITQPTLSAMIQKFEDELDVKVFDRTTHPIRTTDVGLQIIDQAKVIIESVNELKNKANLLNNILGGTINIGIIPTVSSFILPTEIFKFLEDNPKIQMNVKEMTTDNIIKALKAGELDAGIISTPYDTADEFYQDFLFNEELMIYSSDTEANKKNSYVVPEELNVEKVWLLEEGNCLRNQFENICHLKENTLKPKNLDFLASNIQTLVHMVDKVGGISILPELALSQLSERQKENVFRFKKPFPYREISIIYYKPTFKQKIIDELSHSIRAALEKKLNYHESPKEFVSIKPQ; translated from the coding sequence ATGAACATTCAGCAACTGGAGTATCTTATCGCTGTAGATAAGTACAAACATTTTGGTAAAGCAGCTCAGGCATGTTTTATTACACAACCAACGCTAAGTGCAATGATACAGAAATTTGAGGATGAACTGGATGTGAAAGTTTTCGATAGGACTACACACCCGATTCGTACCACAGATGTGGGCCTTCAGATCATCGATCAGGCAAAGGTTATCATAGAGTCTGTCAATGAGCTGAAGAATAAAGCCAATCTGCTAAATAATATTTTAGGAGGCACCATCAATATCGGAATCATCCCTACCGTTTCTTCTTTTATTTTACCTACTGAGATTTTTAAGTTTTTGGAAGACAACCCGAAAATCCAGATGAATGTAAAAGAGATGACCACGGATAATATTATTAAGGCATTGAAAGCCGGAGAGCTGGATGCCGGAATTATCTCTACACCTTATGATACGGCTGATGAATTCTATCAGGACTTCCTTTTTAATGAAGAATTGATGATCTACAGCTCCGATACTGAGGCCAACAAGAAAAATTCTTACGTAGTTCCTGAGGAATTAAATGTAGAAAAAGTATGGCTTCTTGAAGAAGGAAACTGTCTGAGAAATCAATTTGAAAATATCTGTCACCTGAAGGAAAATACTTTGAAGCCTAAAAATCTGGATTTCTTAGCTTCAAATATCCAGACGTTGGTACACATGGTAGATAAAGTGGGAGGAATCAGTATCCTGCCTGAGTTGGCATTGAGCCAGCTTTCTGAACGCCAAAAAGAAAATGTTTTCAGATTTAAAAAGCCTTTCCCATACAGAGAAATAAGTATTATTTACTACAAACCGACATTTAAGCAGAAAATTATTGATGAATTATCACATTCTATCAGAGCTGCATTAGAGAAAAAGCTTAATTATCATGAAAGTCCTAAAGAATTTGTGAGCATAAAACCACAATAG
- the metK gene encoding methionine adenosyltransferase, translated as MSYLFTSESVSEGHPDKIADQISDALIDHFLAYDKSSKVACETLVTTGQVVLAGEVKSDAYLDVQTIAREVINGIGYTKGEYMFNGDSCGVISAIHEQSPDINQGVDRVVTDESFEAKANAQGAGDQGMMFGYATNETANYMPLALDLAHTILKELSAIRRENTDIKYLRPDAKSQVTIEYSDDHKPIRIDSIVVSTQHDDFGAEEEMLNKIREDIKSILIPRVVAQQTEEIKVLFNDQIKYHINPTGKFVIGGPHGDTGLTGRKIIVDTYGGKGAHGGGAFSGKDPSKVDRSAAYATRHIAKNLVAAGVADEVLVQVSYAIGVAEPCGLYINTYGTAKVDLHDGDIAKKVSTIFDLRPYAIEQNLKLRNPIYQDTASYGHMGREHYVADKTFNKGQKNELTLTGLEFFTWEKLDKVEEIKAAFGI; from the coding sequence ATGTCTTATTTATTTACATCTGAATCAGTTTCAGAAGGACATCCGGATAAAATCGCTGATCAGATTTCCGATGCATTAATCGACCACTTTTTAGCTTACGATAAATCTTCAAAAGTTGCCTGTGAAACACTTGTTACAACAGGGCAGGTAGTTTTGGCTGGTGAAGTGAAATCTGATGCCTACCTTGATGTACAGACTATCGCAAGAGAAGTGATCAACGGAATCGGATATACGAAAGGTGAATACATGTTCAATGGTGACTCTTGTGGAGTTATTTCTGCCATTCATGAGCAGTCTCCGGATATCAATCAGGGAGTTGACAGAGTGGTAACCGACGAATCTTTTGAAGCTAAGGCAAATGCTCAGGGTGCGGGTGACCAGGGGATGATGTTTGGATATGCAACCAACGAAACAGCGAACTACATGCCTTTGGCGCTGGATTTAGCACATACTATTCTTAAAGAACTTTCTGCAATCAGAAGAGAAAATACAGATATTAAATACCTTCGTCCGGATGCAAAAAGCCAGGTAACTATTGAATATTCTGATGATCACAAACCAATCAGGATTGATTCTATCGTGGTTTCTACCCAACACGATGATTTCGGAGCTGAGGAAGAAATGCTGAACAAAATCCGTGAAGACATCAAAAGTATTTTGATTCCAAGAGTTGTAGCCCAACAGACTGAGGAAATAAAAGTGTTATTCAACGATCAGATCAAATATCATATCAACCCTACAGGAAAATTCGTAATCGGTGGTCCTCACGGAGATACAGGTCTTACAGGAAGAAAAATCATCGTTGATACGTATGGTGGAAAAGGTGCTCACGGTGGTGGTGCTTTCTCTGGAAAAGATCCTTCAAAAGTAGACAGAAGTGCTGCTTATGCAACAAGACATATTGCTAAAAATCTAGTGGCTGCAGGTGTTGCTGATGAGGTTTTGGTGCAGGTTTCTTATGCAATTGGAGTTGCTGAGCCTTGCGGATTGTATATCAATACGTACGGAACGGCAAAAGTAGATCTTCACGATGGTGATATCGCGAAAAAAGTGTCTACAATCTTCGATTTAAGACCTTACGCAATCGAACAAAATTTAAAATTGAGAAATCCTATTTATCAGGATACAGCATCATATGGCCACATGGGAAGAGAGCATTATGTAGCTGACAAAACCTTCAATAAAGGACAGAAAAACGAGTTAACTCTTACAGGATTGGAATTCTTTACATGGGAAAAACTTGACAAAGTAGAAGAAATTAAAGCCGCTTTCGGAATTTAA
- a CDS encoding RNA polymerase sigma factor translates to MKSKSDSLLISLYQKGDEEALSTLIHRHQRELFTFIFYKINDEDLANDVFQDTFMKIIVMLKEGRYNEEGKFILWAKRIAHNLIIDHFRSKSKNIKVSETTFETDEYSIFDLLREPSENIEDQLVSNQIQEDLMRMLQFLPQNQQEVIKLRFFDGLSFKEIADHTDMSINTTLGRVRYALINLRKIMDENNIILTR, encoded by the coding sequence ATGAAATCAAAATCGGATAGTTTACTAATTTCCCTTTACCAGAAAGGAGACGAAGAGGCGTTGTCAACCCTTATTCATCGTCATCAGAGAGAACTGTTTACATTCATTTTTTACAAAATTAATGATGAAGATCTAGCCAATGATGTATTCCAGGATACATTCATGAAGATCATTGTAATGTTGAAGGAAGGACGCTACAACGAAGAAGGAAAGTTCATTCTTTGGGCAAAAAGAATCGCCCACAATCTTATTATCGACCATTTCAGATCAAAATCAAAAAACATCAAAGTTTCAGAAACTACTTTTGAAACAGATGAATATTCTATTTTTGATCTATTAAGAGAACCTTCGGAAAATATTGAAGACCAGTTGGTAAGCAATCAGATCCAGGAAGATCTTATGAGAATGCTTCAATTTTTGCCACAAAATCAGCAGGAAGTCATCAAACTTAGGTTTTTTGACGGATTAAGCTTCAAAGAAATTGCCGATCATACAGACATGAGCATCAATACCACGTTGGGAAGAGTACGTTACGCGTTGATAAACCTGAGGAAAATCATGGACGAAAATAATATTATCTTGACACGATAG
- a CDS encoding YjjG family noncanonical pyrimidine nucleotidase — MKIQHIFFDLDNTIWDHRKNAYLTIKDLFEKEEITLKYAIDFEEFHSVYHEINERLWEKIRDGIIGKEYLRKHRFYDTFKHFNIDDEELSMYFEEHFLDKILNHNELVESAEYILEYLKAKNYILHIISNGFKEVTERKCILSGIAKYFQTITSADSVGVRKPNPKIFEYSLGLSDAQKENSILIGDDWIADVVGAQSFGMDVIFFDVLNENREEEGLKVIKHLLQIKEYL, encoded by the coding sequence ATGAAAATTCAGCACATTTTTTTTGACCTGGACAATACGATTTGGGATCACCGCAAGAACGCTTACCTTACTATCAAAGATCTTTTCGAAAAAGAAGAAATTACTTTAAAATATGCTATTGATTTTGAGGAGTTTCATTCCGTTTATCATGAAATAAACGAGAGGCTCTGGGAAAAAATCCGCGATGGGATTATTGGTAAGGAATATCTGAGAAAGCACCGTTTTTACGATACTTTTAAACATTTTAATATTGATGATGAAGAGCTGTCAATGTATTTTGAGGAGCATTTTTTAGATAAAATTCTTAATCATAATGAGTTGGTGGAAAGCGCAGAATATATTTTGGAATATCTTAAAGCTAAAAACTACATATTGCATATTATTTCCAACGGTTTCAAAGAAGTAACGGAGAGAAAATGCATTTTATCCGGAATTGCTAAATATTTTCAAACCATCACCAGCGCGGATTCTGTTGGCGTAAGAAAACCGAATCCTAAAATTTTTGAATATTCTTTAGGCTTATCTGATGCCCAAAAAGAAAACAGTATTCTGATCGGGGACGATTGGATTGCAGATGTTGTAGGCGCACAAAGTTTTGGAATGGATGTTATTTTCTTTGATGTTCTCAATGAGAACAGGGAGGAAGAAGGATTAAAAGTCATTAAACATCTGTTGCAGATTAAAGAATATTTATAA
- a CDS encoding FMN-dependent NADH-azoreductase gives MMKILNIISSPVNGTSASTKLGNAIVTKLQEKYADNTVTLRNIAQEPLPHLEEIQMTSFFTADEKRTPQQKDALKLSDKVVDEVMDADVIVINVPMYNFGIPSTLKTWLDHLIRKDITFQHSTSGIQGMVTGKKVYLAISSGGIYSEGPRKHLDYTENYLRSVLDFIGITDVTVFRIEAQSKPDLKEEYAAKAMKNISI, from the coding sequence ATGATGAAAATTTTAAATATAATTTCGAGCCCTGTTAATGGCACTTCAGCAAGTACAAAATTAGGGAATGCCATTGTAACTAAACTACAGGAAAAATACGCCGACAATACGGTTACTTTAAGAAATATAGCACAAGAGCCACTTCCTCACCTTGAAGAAATACAGATGACTTCCTTTTTTACTGCTGATGAAAAAAGAACACCGCAGCAGAAAGATGCATTAAAATTATCCGATAAAGTAGTGGACGAGGTAATGGATGCCGATGTCATTGTAATCAATGTTCCGATGTACAATTTTGGTATTCCTTCTACTTTAAAAACATGGCTGGATCACCTGATAAGAAAAGATATTACTTTCCAACATTCTACCAGCGGAATTCAGGGAATGGTGACCGGCAAGAAAGTATATCTGGCAATTTCTTCAGGAGGTATCTATAGTGAAGGCCCTAGAAAACATCTGGATTATACTGAAAATTATCTTAGATCCGTTCTTGATTTCATCGGCATTACTGATGTTACAGTTTTCAGGATAGAAGCACAAAGTAAGCCGGACTTAAAAGAAGAATATGCCGCAAAAGCGATGAAAAATATTTCAATATAA
- a CDS encoding isochorismatase family protein, whose product MKPKFLSLILIALMGLININAQTKTIKQKSSPILQKENTVLLLVDEQVGLLSGVRDISTAELRKNVVAMAKAAQIMGVPVIITAVGSDGLWGPVIPELTAALPNVTIIKRSVINAWDDPKVVKAVEATGRKQILIAGISLEVCASLPAISATQAGYDARVILDASGTFNESKRVAGIQRLTTLGIPLTDYATAAVELLRDNADPKAHDVYNVLGLDFATTVWQLNDAVKKGYK is encoded by the coding sequence ATGAAACCAAAATTTTTAAGTTTAATACTAATTGCATTAATGGGATTAATAAACATTAATGCCCAGACAAAAACCATAAAACAAAAATCTTCACCTATCCTTCAAAAAGAAAATACTGTATTACTTTTAGTAGATGAGCAGGTTGGACTTCTTTCCGGAGTAAGAGATATCAGCACCGCTGAACTAAGAAAGAACGTAGTAGCAATGGCCAAAGCAGCACAGATCATGGGAGTTCCCGTTATTATTACAGCTGTGGGGTCTGACGGTTTATGGGGCCCGGTAATTCCTGAGCTTACTGCAGCATTACCGAATGTTACGATCATTAAAAGAAGCGTAATCAATGCATGGGATGATCCCAAAGTTGTAAAAGCTGTGGAGGCAACAGGACGTAAACAAATTCTGATTGCGGGTATTTCCCTTGAAGTTTGTGCCTCTCTTCCTGCAATCTCTGCTACACAAGCCGGATACGATGCAAGAGTGATTCTTGATGCCTCAGGGACATTTAACGAAAGCAAAAGAGTAGCTGGTATCCAGAGACTTACCACTTTGGGCATTCCATTAACGGACTATGCAACTGCAGCAGTAGAATTATTAAGAGATAATGCTGATCCTAAGGCTCATGACGTTTATAATGTTTTAGGACTTGATTTTGCTACAACAGTTTGGCAATTAAATGATGCCGTAAAAAAAGGATACAAATAA
- a CDS encoding winged helix-turn-helix transcriptional regulator — MMINTLNFNEDYLGKLEQNICYNKILNMADTIDVLTGKWKIPIIICLSFKPKRFSEISRELKTITDRTLSKELKFLEENLLITRNIIDEYPLSIEYQITEHGLSLTKILMILREWGEIHRERILESHRSTKI, encoded by the coding sequence ATGATGATCAATACACTAAATTTTAATGAAGACTATCTGGGAAAACTGGAACAGAATATCTGTTATAACAAAATCCTTAATATGGCGGATACCATTGATGTTCTAACAGGAAAATGGAAAATCCCCATCATCATTTGCCTTTCATTCAAACCAAAAAGGTTCAGTGAAATTTCCAGGGAATTAAAAACAATTACTGACCGGACTTTATCCAAAGAACTGAAATTTCTGGAAGAAAACTTACTGATTACAAGAAATATTATTGATGAATACCCTTTGTCAATAGAATATCAGATAACGGAACACGGGCTGTCTCTCACCAAAATTCTTATGATTTTGAGAGAGTGGGGCGAAATTCACAGAGAAAGAATCCTTGAAAGCCACAGAAGCACTAAAATATAA
- the trpS gene encoding tryptophan--tRNA ligase encodes MSRILTGIQATGTPHLGNLLGAIIPAIELSKQQGNESFLFIANLHALTQIKDAKVLKQYTYEIAAAWLACGLDTEKTYFYRQSDIAEACELSWHLSCFFPYQRLTLAHSFKDKADRLQDVNAGLFTYPILMAADILLYDAEIVPVGKDQLQHLEIARDVAVKFNNQMGEVLTLPQAELQEDTKYVPGTDGHKMSKSRGNIINIFLPEKELKKQVMSIETDSKSVEEPKDPETDKVFAIYQLIANPEQTEELRAKYLAGNFGYGHAKKELLDLILTRFEKERETFNYYMNNLDELEAKLQEGAAKTRVIALETIKRVRESLGV; translated from the coding sequence ATGTCAAGAATTCTTACCGGCATTCAAGCCACCGGAACACCACATCTTGGAAACTTGTTGGGTGCTATCATTCCTGCGATTGAGCTATCAAAACAGCAAGGAAACGAATCATTTTTATTTATCGCAAACTTACATGCTTTAACGCAGATTAAGGATGCTAAAGTTTTAAAACAATATACCTACGAGATTGCTGCGGCTTGGCTTGCTTGTGGATTGGATACCGAAAAAACATATTTTTACAGACAGAGCGATATTGCAGAAGCCTGTGAACTTTCTTGGCATTTATCATGTTTTTTTCCTTATCAGAGACTTACTTTAGCGCATTCATTTAAAGATAAGGCAGACAGATTGCAGGATGTAAATGCAGGTTTGTTTACGTATCCTATTTTAATGGCGGCGGATATTTTATTGTATGATGCAGAGATTGTCCCTGTGGGAAAAGACCAGCTTCAACACTTGGAAATTGCCCGTGATGTCGCTGTAAAATTTAATAATCAGATGGGTGAAGTATTGACTTTACCACAGGCTGAGCTTCAGGAAGACACCAAATATGTTCCCGGAACAGACGGTCATAAAATGTCGAAATCCAGAGGAAATATCATTAATATTTTCTTACCTGAAAAGGAACTGAAAAAACAGGTAATGAGCATCGAAACAGATTCAAAATCCGTGGAAGAACCGAAGGATCCTGAAACTGATAAAGTTTTCGCCATCTATCAATTGATTGCAAATCCTGAGCAGACAGAAGAATTAAGAGCTAAATATTTAGCCGGAAATTTCGGTTATGGGCATGCAAAAAAAGAGCTTTTGGATTTGATTCTGACAAGATTTGAAAAAGAAAGGGAAACTTTCAACTATTATATGAACAATCTTGATGAATTGGAAGCAAAACTTCAGGAAGGAGCAGCAAAAACGAGAGTTATCGCTCTGGAAACCATTAAGAGAGTAAGAGAAAGCTTAGGAGTTTAA
- a CDS encoding SanA/YdcF family protein: MKKNIKNLFKIFLLLIVAGIIFIAWANYSIQKNSDLYVSYNIADIPETKTALLLGTSKNLNSGVPNAYFYNRIQAAVDLYKSGKIKYIIVSGDNSTKDYNEPEDMLLTLTKYGIPQERIFLDHAGFRTLDSVVRAKEIFGQTKLIIISQKFHNERAVFLAKQNGIDAFGYNAKDVNKYAGFKTNMREYLAKTKAYWDLIFGVEPKFGGEKILIP, from the coding sequence ATGAAAAAAAATATAAAAAATCTTTTTAAAATTTTCCTGCTTCTTATTGTTGCAGGAATTATTTTTATTGCCTGGGCAAATTACAGCATTCAGAAAAACAGTGACTTATACGTTTCTTACAATATTGCAGATATTCCTGAAACCAAAACTGCACTTCTTCTTGGAACCAGCAAAAATCTCAACAGTGGTGTACCCAACGCCTATTTTTATAACCGAATTCAGGCAGCCGTGGATCTGTATAAAAGCGGTAAAATAAAATATATTATCGTAAGCGGCGACAATAGTACAAAAGACTACAATGAGCCAGAAGACATGTTGCTGACTTTAACAAAATACGGAATTCCGCAAGAAAGAATTTTCCTGGATCATGCCGGTTTTAGGACTCTGGATTCTGTAGTAAGGGCTAAAGAAATTTTCGGACAGACTAAGCTTATTATTATTTCACAAAAATTCCATAATGAAAGAGCTGTATTTTTAGCTAAGCAAAACGGAATAGATGCGTTCGGATATAATGCTAAAGATGTAAATAAATATGCCGGCTTTAAAACCAATATGAGAGAGTATCTGGCTAAGACAAAGGCTTATTGGGATTTGATTTTCGGTGTTGAACCAAAGTTTGGCGGAGAGAAAATTTTGATTCCTTGA
- a CDS encoding lipoprotein signal peptidase, which yields MKKILFVTFLILLIDQASKIYIKTHFNLDDSISVFPGFKLTFVENPGMAYGLHFGGVIGKYFLVIVRIFLIGGMIYLFKKWLQRGESNYLLIPMAMIFAGAIGNLIDGMFYGLIFDSGTVYDASIDRWIGYGGISKIVPFGEGYSTFMKGCVVDMLHFPLVDWNVPENVPLIGGKHIEFFKYIFNVADSAITVGAIFLLVFRKKAFPNGLEF from the coding sequence ATGAAAAAGATATTATTTGTAACGTTTCTTATTTTATTAATAGATCAGGCTTCAAAAATTTATATTAAAACTCATTTCAACCTGGACGACAGTATTTCGGTATTTCCGGGCTTCAAACTTACCTTCGTGGAAAATCCGGGAATGGCTTACGGGCTTCATTTCGGCGGCGTAATCGGGAAATATTTCCTGGTAATTGTAAGAATTTTCTTAATCGGGGGAATGATTTATTTATTCAAAAAATGGTTGCAGCGTGGCGAATCCAATTATCTTCTGATTCCGATGGCTATGATCTTTGCCGGAGCAATTGGTAACCTGATCGACGGTATGTTTTACGGGCTTATTTTCGATAGCGGAACAGTATACGATGCAAGTATCGACCGATGGATCGGCTATGGCGGGATTTCAAAAATTGTCCCTTTTGGTGAAGGATACTCTACTTTCATGAAAGGATGTGTAGTTGATATGCTTCATTTCCCGCTGGTAGACTGGAATGTTCCTGAAAATGTCCCATTAATCGGAGGAAAACATATTGAATTTTTTAAATATATCTTCAATGTAGCAGATTCAGCAATTACAGTGGGAGCTATTTTTTTATTAGTCTTCAGAAAAAAAGCATTCCCGAACGGACTCGAATTTTAG
- a CDS encoding DUF2683 family protein translates to MESIIVHTKNAMELNALKSVLKEMNIRFEKFHTKNTHHNQKTIKKIVDQKNEKIGKPFKPKGL, encoded by the coding sequence ATGGAATCTATAATAGTACACACCAAAAATGCAATGGAACTGAATGCGCTGAAAAGTGTTTTGAAAGAAATGAACATTCGTTTCGAGAAATTCCATACCAAAAATACCCACCACAACCAGAAAACGATCAAGAAAATTGTCGATCAAAAAAACGAAAAAATAGGAAAACCGTTTAAACCAAAAGGATTGTAA